One window of Candidatus Nitrospira kreftii genomic DNA carries:
- a CDS encoding hypothetical protein (conserved protein of unknown function): MSRLSPLAIQPYTSSKEPVLAWTVVTMIALSFLALVILLQRNLDLRIDAHAAKIEELAQLPRGEYLKPALLGYDHLGADVLWLRLLQVVGKKENTADEYEWLYHALDVVTTLDPQYAYAYYVGGVVLNNYANRVDLSNRLLEKGHRENPGEWNLPFLLGHNHYFVLGDAPKGADYIARAARTSGAPDFLPGLATRMHAEAGNPEVALQFLEALWRENPDLVVREKLETRAKEVMIERDLRMLEQSIRNYQKKYQAYPKTLTELISAGYLPRIPEEPFGGSYELNTRTGQVTSSTHPTRLKVFRRDLESGM; this comes from the coding sequence ATGTCGAGGTTGTCACCCCTAGCTATCCAGCCCTACACATCCTCAAAGGAACCTGTCCTGGCATGGACCGTTGTCACGATGATCGCACTCAGCTTCTTGGCGCTGGTCATATTGCTCCAACGAAACTTAGATCTGCGCATCGATGCTCATGCAGCCAAGATCGAAGAGCTGGCGCAACTGCCTCGAGGAGAGTATCTCAAACCCGCTCTACTGGGCTATGACCATCTCGGCGCTGATGTCTTGTGGCTACGACTCCTACAAGTCGTCGGCAAAAAGGAAAATACAGCCGACGAATACGAATGGCTTTACCATGCGCTCGACGTCGTCACCACATTGGATCCTCAGTACGCCTACGCCTACTACGTCGGCGGTGTGGTGCTGAACAACTACGCCAATCGAGTCGACCTGAGCAACCGCCTACTGGAAAAAGGGCACCGTGAAAACCCAGGCGAATGGAACCTTCCCTTCTTGCTTGGCCATAACCATTATTTCGTCCTCGGGGATGCACCGAAAGGGGCGGACTACATCGCTCGAGCTGCGCGCACCTCAGGCGCCCCAGATTTTCTTCCCGGTTTAGCGACGCGGATGCATGCCGAGGCCGGCAATCCGGAAGTCGCTCTCCAGTTTCTCGAAGCATTGTGGAGAGAAAATCCGGACCTTGTTGTACGGGAAAAACTGGAGACTCGGGCCAAGGAAGTGATGATCGAGCGCGACCTCAGAATGCTCGAACAGTCAATCAGGAACTATCAGAAGAAGTATCAAGCCTATCCCAAGACGCTCACGGAACTCATCTCGGCAGGATATCTCCCGCGAATCCCAGAAGAACCATTCGGTGGTTCGTACGAACTCAATACCCGGACCGGGCAGGTCACAAGCAGTACCCATCCCACTCGACTGAAGGTGTTTCGTCGGGATCTAGAGAGTGGCATGTAA
- a CDS encoding hypothetical protein (conserved membrane protein of unknown function), producing MKVLSIAFNTFRENLRDKLLYNLLIFALLMIGSSLILMRLTLGEFHRLILDIGLGSINFFGVLIAIFVGIGLVSKEIEKKTIYTIISKPVARFQFLLGKYVGLSLTLLINTAIMACGLLAVLYVQDVPIHAVLFKALIMIVVEFMVITAVALLFSTFSSATFSAIFTLALYVIGHLTPDLKAFGEKMGGVGKTILEGMYYVLPNLDRFNLKGHVTHQLDISISDLLVIGAYGMAYTAFLLTLASIIFQRRDFR from the coding sequence ATGAAAGTCTTATCGATCGCTTTCAATACGTTCCGAGAAAACCTGAGAGATAAACTTCTGTACAATCTCTTGATCTTCGCTCTTCTGATGATCGGAAGCTCTCTGATCTTGATGCGGTTGACGCTTGGAGAGTTCCATCGGCTGATTTTGGATATCGGTCTTGGGAGCATCAACTTCTTCGGTGTGTTGATTGCCATTTTTGTCGGCATCGGACTCGTCAGCAAGGAAATCGAGAAGAAAACCATTTATACGATCATCTCTAAGCCGGTTGCTCGATTTCAATTTCTCCTAGGAAAGTATGTGGGTCTTAGTCTCACGCTGTTGATCAATACGGCCATCATGGCGTGTGGGTTACTGGCGGTCCTCTATGTGCAAGATGTTCCCATCCATGCCGTCCTCTTCAAAGCGCTGATCATGATTGTCGTGGAGTTCATGGTGATCACCGCTGTCGCGCTGTTGTTCTCGACCTTCTCAAGTGCCACGTTCAGCGCAATTTTTACCTTGGCCCTCTATGTAATCGGCCACCTCACGCCTGACCTCAAAGCCTTCGGTGAAAAGATGGGCGGTGTAGGGAAAACAATACTGGAGGGGATGTATTATGTCCTGCCGAACCTGGATCGGTTCAATCTCAAAGGCCACGTCACACATCAACTCGACATATCGATCAGCGATCTACTGGTGATCGGTGCCTATGGAATGGCCTATACGGCGTTCCTACTAACCCTCGCTTCCATCATCTTTCAGCGACGAGATTTTCGTTAG
- a CDS encoding hypothetical protein (conserved protein of unknown function), with the protein MNVDSEQIVTVDHLSKIFTVGFWGRRVTAVDELSLDVQRGEIYGFLGPNGAGKTTTIKMLMGLIYPSRGTAQLFGRPVGDQTAKAKVGFLPESPYFYDYLTSREFLRFYGHLFGLLGATLEKRIDELLELVSMTHARDLQLRKFSKGMLQRVGIAQALINDPELVILDEPMSGLDPIGRKEVRDLIVRLKESGKTVMFSSHILHDAELLCDRVAMIMKGKLVACGQVSELIDHGTTQEVEMVVDRLSPEGIEELRPLAIKTVLHGERVIAILASQRQVDEALDVLRANHAKLVSLIPHKASLEDLFIRKAKGVQQAVEVHA; encoded by the coding sequence ATGAATGTTGATTCTGAACAGATCGTCACGGTCGATCATCTGTCTAAAATCTTCACAGTCGGCTTCTGGGGTCGTCGCGTGACGGCCGTTGATGAATTGTCGCTTGATGTCCAGCGTGGAGAGATCTATGGATTCCTCGGGCCCAACGGCGCGGGAAAGACGACCACGATTAAGATGCTGATGGGGCTCATCTACCCCAGTAGGGGAACCGCACAGCTATTCGGACGGCCAGTCGGTGACCAAACCGCCAAAGCGAAAGTCGGCTTTCTTCCCGAATCACCCTACTTCTATGACTATCTCACCAGTCGAGAGTTCTTGCGATTTTATGGGCATCTCTTTGGACTCCTTGGCGCTACCCTCGAAAAACGTATCGACGAATTGTTGGAGCTCGTCAGCATGACACATGCGCGCGACCTACAACTACGCAAATTCTCAAAAGGTATGTTGCAGCGAGTAGGGATCGCCCAGGCCTTGATCAATGACCCAGAGCTGGTCATCCTGGATGAGCCGATGTCGGGGCTGGATCCAATCGGAAGGAAAGAAGTACGCGACCTGATCGTTCGTCTCAAGGAGTCAGGGAAAACCGTCATGTTCAGCTCGCACATCCTTCACGATGCCGAGCTGCTGTGTGATCGTGTGGCTATGATCATGAAGGGAAAACTCGTGGCGTGCGGCCAGGTCTCCGAGTTGATCGACCACGGAACGACACAAGAAGTAGAAATGGTCGTGGATCGTCTCTCCCCCGAGGGCATCGAAGAGCTCCGGCCACTCGCCATCAAAACGGTGCTGCACGGAGAACGCGTCATTGCGATCTTGGCGAGTCAGCGACAAGTAGATGAGGCTTTAGATGTACTCCGGGCGAACCACGCGAAACTCGTCTCTCTCATCCCCCATAAGGCCTCGCTCGAGGACTTGTTCATCCGCAAAGCAAAGGGAGTGCAGCAGGCCGTAGAGGTTCACGCATGA